GGTGGTCAACCCGTGCCTGTCCGGTGGCTCGATGGAGATCTTTCTGACGCCGCAGCTGCCGGCCCCGCTGATCCGGGTCTATGGAGCCACCCCGATCGCCGGTGCGCTGGTCCGGGTGTGTGAAGTACTGGGGTATGAGGCGCGATTAGAAGTCCGAAGCGAAACCGATCTGGCCGACACCGCCGCCGTGGTGATCGCCAGCCACGGGGGGCCGGAAGCCGACATCATCCGCACCGCGTTGGACAACGGCGTCAACTACATCGGCTTGGTGGCCAGCAAGGTTCGCGGCGCGGCGATTCTGAACTCGCTGGAACTCTCCGAGGCCGAGCGGGCCTGCGTGTACACCCCGGTCGGATTGGCCATCGGCGCCAAGACACCCGCGGAGATCGCGGTGTCGATCGCCGCGGAACTCATCGCCACGCTGCGCAGCCGCGACCTGACCCGGCCCGCACGGGCGAGCGGTGGTTGCGCGGACGCGGTCGACCCGGTGTGCGGCATGACGGTCACCGTTAGCCCCGCCACCGAGCACCTTCGGTCCGCGGGCGTGGACTACTGGTTCTGCGGCCCGGGATGCCGCACCGCGTTCGCGGGCAGAAAAAACGGGGCATGACACCGCGATGGGTTGCCGGTGTCGTGCTGGCAGCCGGCGGCTCCAGCCGCCTGGGCGAGCCCAAACAGCTACTTCCGTACCGGGGTACCACCCTGCTCGGGGCGACCCTCGCTGTCGCTCGCGGCGCCGGGTTCGACCAGCTGATCGTCACATTGGGCGGTGCCGCCCAGACGGTGCGCGACGCGGTGGGGCTGGGTGGGGCCGACGTGGTCGTCGTCGAGGATTTCGGGACCGGGTGTTCGGCATCGCTGCGTGTGGCGTTGGAGCGGGTGCACCCGCGAGCCGCCGGGATCGTGCTGATGCTTGGTGATCAGCCCGGTGTCGACCCCGCGACGCTGCGCCGGATGGTCGCCGGCGCACCGGCCGAAGGGGTCATGGTGTGCCGCTACGCGGACGGCATCGGGCATCCATTCTGGTTCAGCGGCGATGTGTTTGGCGATCTTTCCCGACTACACGGCGACAAGGGTGTTTGGAAGCTCGTGGCGGCGGGTCGGCACCCGGTGCGCGAACTCGCGGTAGACGCTCCGGTGCCACTGGACGTGGACACTTGGGACGACTACCAACGGCTGCTGGAATCGGTGCCCTCGTGACCTTCACCGGCCCCGGCGATGTGATCCGGCTTTTCGACAAGCAGGACTACCTGTTGGATACCGGGACGGCGTCCGCGATCTATCTGGCGGTGACGCTGGGCAGGCCGCTGTTGCTGGAAGGTGAGCCCGGTGTCGGCAAGACGACGGCGGCGAAAACCCTTGCAGTGGTGCTAGATACCACCCTGGTCCGACTGCAGTGCTACGAGGGGTTGACCGCGAACGAGGCACTCTACGACTGGAACTACCAGCGTCAGCTACTGTCGATCCGGCTGGCCGAAGCGCGCGGCAAGGGTATGTCTGAAATCTCTGAAGCGGACCTCTATACCGAGGACTATCTTGTGGACCGGCCCATCCTACGGTGTGTGCGGCATCGCGGGCCAACCCCGCCGGTGCTGCTGATCGACGAAATCGACCGGGCCGACGACGAATTCGAGGCGCTGCTGCTGGAGTTCCTCGGCGAATCCACGGTCACCGTTCCCGAGCTGGGCACCTTCCTGGCCGAGCGCCCGCCGATCGCGGTGCTCACCTCGAACCGCAGCCGCGACCTGCACGATGCACTGCGGCGGCGCTGCTTGTACCACTGGATCGATTACCCGGACCCGGCCCGGGCGGCCGCGATTGTCCGCCGGACGGTGCCAGGGGCAACCGCGCCGTTGATCGAGCACGCTACTCAATTCGTCGGCAGCGCACGCGATCTCGATCTGGACAAGCCGCCCGGCGTGGCCGAAACCATCGACTGGGTCGCGGCTTTGGTGTCGCTTGGGGTCGCGGACTTGGTGGATCCGTCTGCACTGGTCAGCCTCGGGGCACTGGCCAAGACACCCGACGACCGTACGCTACTTCGAGATGCGTTCATCGCTTACAGCCGCTCATGAGAGGACGCAAAGGATGAAGATCGCCAACGAGTTCACCGTCAGCGCGCCGATCGAGCGGGCCTGGGACGTGCTATGCGACTTGGAGCAGGTGATCCCGCTGATGCCAGGGGCGCAGTTGATCGGCCACGAGGGCGACGACTATCTCGGCAAGGTCAAGGTCAAGGTTGGGCCGGTCACCAGTGAATTCAGCGGCAAGGTTCGCTTCGTCGAACAGGACCGCGACCAGCACCGCGCGGTCATCGACGGCAAGGGCAAGGAGGCGCGTGGCACCGGCAACGCGGCCGCCACGGTAACCGCCCAGCTGCACGAGGCCGGAGAGCATACCCACGTCACGGTCGACACCGATCTGAGGATCGTGGGCAAGCTGGCGCAGTTCGGCAGCGGCATGCTGCAACAGGTGTCGGAGAAGCTGCTGGGCCAGTTCGTGGACTCGCTGGAGGCCGAGCTCGCGGCCCGGAGCTCGGGAAGCACGGAAAGCGCCCCCGCCGCTCCGGAAGCGGCGCCCATCGACCTGTTGGAGCTTGCCGGTGGCGGCCAGCTCAGAAAGTACGGTTCAGCGGTGCTGGCCGTGCTGGCCGTGCTGTTGTTGCTGGGCTGGGTGCTACACCGGCGGCGCTGAACGCGATGGCTACCCCCGCGCTGTTACGGGGCGTCGATCTCGCGGCGTTCGCGGCTGCGCTGGTCGCACGCCTGCGCGGCGCCGGGATAGGAGTGTCCGCTAGCGGCCAAGCGAGTTTGGTGCGGGCGCTGCAGCAGTTGGCGCCGCAGACGCCCGCGGCGCTGTACTGGGCCGCGCGGTTGACCCTGGTCAACCGTCTGGAGGAGTTGGCCGCCTTCGACGCGGTGTTCGCTGCCCTGTTCGGGACGCTGGGCCGGGCCGGGCCCGACGGCGCCAGCCGCCCGCCACTGCCGAGTCCGGGCTCGCGCACACCCGCGGCCGGCGTCGTGCACCGCGCGGACGGCCGATCCAGCGGCTCCCAGGCCCAGGCGTTGCCCTGGGCGACTCGTCCGCCGGCAACGACCGCCGATGATCAGGACGGCCCCACCGTCGCACTGCCCGATGTCCTGCCCAGCCGCATCGCTGCCCGGGCCGATGAGTCGTTCGACCGGTTCGATCCCGACGATCTGCGGCTGCTCGGCACCTGGCTGGAGGCCACGGTGGCGCGCTGGCCGCGGCGGCGCAGCCTGCGATTCGAGTCCAGCCCGCATGGCAAGCGCATTGACCTGCGGGCGACGATGAATGCCTCGCGGTCGACCGGCTGGGAATCGGTGCTGTTGGCACGGACCCGGCCCCGCCGCCGCCCCAGGCGGGTGGTCCTGGTCTGCGACGTGAGCCGCTCGATGCAGCCCTACGCCGCGATCTATCTGCATCTAATGCGGGCGGCGGTGCTGCGCCGGGCGGGGGTCCACCCGGAAGTCTTCGCGTTCTCGACGTCGCTGACCCGGCTCACCTCGGTGCTGTCTCATCGCTCGGCGGAGGTTGCGTTGGAACGGGCCAACGCCAGGGTGACCGACCGCTACGGCGGCACGTTCATCGGCCGCAGCATCGCTGCCCTGCTGGCCCCGCCGCACGGCAACGCGCTGCGCGGTGCGGTGGTGATCATCGCCTCCGACGGCTGGGACAGCGATCCTCCCGACGTGTTGGTGCACGCGCTGGCCAGGGTGCGTCGCCGCGCCGAGTTGCTGGTCTGGCTCAACCCTCGCGCGGCACACCCCGAGTTTGCGCCGCGGGCCGGCTCGATGGCGGCGGCGCTGCCCTATTGCGACCTGTTTCTGCCGGCGCACTCGCTGACCGGCCTGCACCAGTTGCTGCTGGCGTTGGCCGATGCCCGCGCTGGCTTACCAGGTCAGAACGGCGGTGGGTCGTCGTCGGTGTGGGGTGGGGCGGGGCCGGTGTAGCTGGGGCACTCGGCTTGTGGGGCGGTGCGGGCAACCGTGCGGGCGTGGTGGTTGTGGCGGCGTTCGGTGGCGATGCGGTGGGCGCGGTCTTGGGTGCGGGTGCGGCGCCGCCTGGGCATCATGGCGGTGCGTTCGGGGCAGTAGCCCGGTGGTGGGTCGGCTTCGGGTGACGGGATGGCGCCGGTGGCTCGGCACAGGCTGGGGAATAGCAGCGCGCTGGCGGGGGTGGTGACGTAGGTGTGGCCGGCGGGGGAGGTCAGGATCAGGGTGCCGTCGGGTAGTTGCTTGTCCTGCCAGCCCCAGAAGGTTTTGATCAGGTGGTGGGTTCGGCAGTAGCACTTGAGGTTTGCCGCATGGGTGGGTCCGCCGTCGGCGTAGGGGATCGTGTGGTCGAGATCGCAGTGCACCGCGGGTTGGTCGCAGCCCGGCCAGCGACAGGTCAGATCCCGGCAGCGCACGAAATCGGCCAGCGCCTTGGACGGCGCGTAGCCGGGTTCGGGTGCGGCGTCGCCGGGGTGGATCAGCGGCACCAGCTTGGCCGAGGCGGCCAACTCCGCCACGAGGTCGGCGGTGATGAGCCCCTCGGCACCGACCTGGGAGGCCGGGGTGGTGCCGCGCCCGTCGATGCTGGCCTGTTCGGCGATCACGTGGATCACCACCGGCGTGGCGGGCGGGCGTGTGCCGGCGGCGCAGTCGGTGCGCCCGCAGCGACAGCCCAGCCGGTCGGCCCCGGCGGCCAGCGCCCCCAACGCGTCGGCGCGGCGCTGCTCACGGCTGCGCGGATCATGCTCACACACGGTGGCCGCCAGCGCGGTCAACCGCTTGTCGAGGGCGGTGGCGTCGGGGGTGAACAGGCTGCCATGAATCTCCGACATCCCGCCCTCGTTCTCCCCGATCCAAATCTCGCGGTCGGTCTGATTCTTGGTGTGCCGGCGCACCGCGTCCGCATCAGCTTTCGCCACGATCTTGTCGATCTGCCCAGCTAGCCGGGCGCGGGTCATCGAGGGCCAGCGCGCCACCTTGACGGCCAGTTCGGCGTCCACGGCGGCCAGCACGTCGCGGTCGGTGATCAAATCGGTGCGGTACACGATGGTTTGGAACATCCGGAAGTCGATGTCACCCGCTTGGAACACCGCGGCCACCTTCGGCAGCCGCTCACGCATGGCCCGGGCATAGCGCAGCCGGCTGGCCGCCAGCCCCTGGCTGATCCGCAACGCCGCGCCCACCTCGGCGGCCACCGCCTCCTCGGTATCGATCGCCCAGTCCTCGGTGTCGGTGCAGCGCGAGAGCCGGTAGCCGAACAACTCCCCGATCGAGACCAGCTGCGCGGCCGCGGCCCGGTTCTCCACCCGAGCGAACGCACAAATTTCCTCCACCAACTCCGCGGACCGCGCCGTGGTCGAGGGATAGTGTCGTTCGAAGAGCTCGTCGAAGAAGGCGATCACCGCCGCCCGGGATCGAGGACCCGTTGCGTCGAACATACGTTCGATACTACCAGACTCCGCGGACGCCGCAGCGGGCCGAAGTAGTCGGCCTCAACGGCCTGTGGTCTAGCTGGTTTATAGGGCAGGATCGGCCGGTATGGATCAGGTATGGGCGAACCGGGCAGCCAGCGCCGAAGCCGCCGTCACGCAACGTCACCTGAAACGACTCTGGGCGTTGCCGGGGACCCAGTTGGGCGTGGTGGCCTGGCCCTCGTCCAGGCGCGATCGGTTGTTCGGCACCTGGCACTACTGGTGGCAGGCGCATCTGCTGGATTGCCTGGTCGATGCGCAGCTGCGGGACCCGCAACCGCACCGGCGCACCAGGATCAACCGGCAGGTCCGCTCGCATCGGCTGCGCAACAACTTCTCGTGGATCAACAGCTATTACGACGACATGGCCTGGCTCGCGCTGGCGCTGGAACGTGCGGCCCGGGTCGTCGGCGTGCAGCGCCGGCGCGCGCTGCCGAAGCTCACCGACCAGTTCGTCAAAGCGTGGGTGCCTGAGGACGGCGGCGGAATCCCGTGGCGCAAGCAAGACCAGTTCTTCAACGCCCCCGCCAACGGCCCGGCCGGGATATTCCTGGCTCGCTATGGGGATCGGCTCAAGCGCGCGGAGCAGATGGCCGACTGGATCGACCGCACCCTGATCGACCCGGAGACACACCTGGTGTTCGACGGCATCAAGGCAGGGTCGCTGGTCCGCGCGCAGTACACCTACTGCCAGGGGGTGGTGCTTGGGCTGGAAACCGAACTCGCGGCACGCACCAGCGACGACAGGCATGCACCACGGGTGCACCGCCTGGTTGCGGCCGTCAACGAACACATGGCGCCATCGGGTGTGCTGCGCGGCGCCGGCGGCGGGGATGGCGGCCTGTTCGCCGGGATCACCGCCCGCTACCTCGCGCTGGTCGCCACCACGTTGCCGGGCTATACCGCCGCGGACGTCACCGCCCGCGACACCGCCCGCGCGGTGGTGCTGTCCTCGGCCAAGTCGGCGTGGGACCGTCGGCAAACGGTCGATGGGTTGCCGGTATTCGCGGCGTTCTGGGACCGAGATGCCGAGTTGCCCACCGCGACGGGTCGGCCGGCGCAGTTTGTCGAGGGCGCGGTGACTAGCTCCGAGGCGGCCGAGCGGGACCTGTCGGTGCAGCTGTCGGGTTGGATGCTGATGGAGGCCGCCCACCGCGCCGCAGCGGTGAGTTCACTCGGGTAGCACCACCGGGTCCGGGTCGCCCTTGGGTGCGCTGCGCCGCGCCCGGTAGACTCGCGCCGCCGAGATCAGGGCGGGCAACAGTGAGACGAACAGGATGCCCATGATGATGAGCTGAAAGTTCTTATGCACGAACGGAACACTGCCCAGGAAGTAGCCCGCGAGCGTCACACCGGCACCCCAGGCGACACCGCCGACGATGTCGAACCCAAGAAACACCGGATACCGCATGTAGGACACCCCGGCGATCGGCGGCACGAAGGTTCGCGCGATCGGCACGAAACGGGCCAGAATGATCGTCCACGGCCCGTACTTCTCAAAGAACGCGTGTGACTCGGTCACGTAATGCTTTTTGAAGAACCGGGAGTCTTCCTTCTTGAACAGCGCTGGGCCGATCCGTCGCCCGATGAAATAGGAGGTCTGATCGCCCAGCACCGCGACCAGCGCGACGCACGGGGCGAGCACCCCGATGGTGACCGGCGGGTCGGCGCTCGCGGCCAGCAGCCCGCCGGTGAACAACAGCGACTCGCCCGGCAACAGCGGAAACAGCAGGCCGGTCTCGATGTAGACGATGATCAGGATCCCGGGCAACACCGCGGAGCCAAAGACGCCGTTGGCGCCCAACCAGTACATCGGGTCGAGGATGTCCGGCAGGGCCATCACGTCGGCATTCATGGTGCCTACAACATACCGGCGTCACCGACCGGGCTCGACCAAGACGCCGCCGGACTGGCTGCCGCGCTCAATTGTGTTGTTGCGATACTGGGTGGATCTGAGTCGTCAGGAGGAAGTTTCATGCCTATCGC
The nucleotide sequence above comes from Mycobacterium decipiens. Encoded proteins:
- a CDS encoding XdhC family protein, translated to MWIGERAAQLVAARTPFVRATVVRAQPPVSAYPGDEAILLADGTIEGFVGGQCALNSIRKAALGALQAGESVLLRVLPDGDVHFPEAPGACVVVNPCLSGGSMEIFLTPQLPAPLIRVYGATPIAGALVRVCEVLGYEARLEVRSETDLADTAAVVIASHGGPEADIIRTALDNGVNYIGLVASKVRGAAILNSLELSEAERACVYTPVGLAIGAKTPAEIAVSIAAELIATLRSRDLTRPARASGGCADAVDPVCGMTVTVSPATEHLRSAGVDYWFCGPGCRTAFAGRKNGA
- a CDS encoding glycoside hydrolase family 76 protein → MDQVWANRAASAEAAVTQRHLKRLWALPGTQLGVVAWPSSRRDRLFGTWHYWWQAHLLDCLVDAQLRDPQPHRRTRINRQVRSHRLRNNFSWINSYYDDMAWLALALERAARVVGVQRRRALPKLTDQFVKAWVPEDGGGIPWRKQDQFFNAPANGPAGIFLARYGDRLKRAEQMADWIDRTLIDPETHLVFDGIKAGSLVRAQYTYCQGVVLGLETELAARTSDDRHAPRVHRLVAAVNEHMAPSGVLRGAGGGDGGLFAGITARYLALVATTLPGYTAADVTARDTARAVVLSSAKSAWDRRQTVDGLPVFAAFWDRDAELPTATGRPAQFVEGAVTSSEAAERDLSVQLSGWMLMEAAHRAAAVSSLG
- a CDS encoding AAA family ATPase; amino-acid sequence: MTFTGPGDVIRLFDKQDYLLDTGTASAIYLAVTLGRPLLLEGEPGVGKTTAAKTLAVVLDTTLVRLQCYEGLTANEALYDWNYQRQLLSIRLAEARGKGMSEISEADLYTEDYLVDRPILRCVRHRGPTPPVLLIDEIDRADDEFEALLLEFLGESTVTVPELGTFLAERPPIAVLTSNRSRDLHDALRRRCLYHWIDYPDPARAAAIVRRTVPGATAPLIEHATQFVGSARDLDLDKPPGVAETIDWVAALVSLGVADLVDPSALVSLGALAKTPDDRTLLRDAFIAYSRS
- a CDS encoding HNH endonuclease signature motif containing protein produces the protein MFDATGPRSRAAVIAFFDELFERHYPSTTARSAELVEEICAFARVENRAAAAQLVSIGELFGYRLSRCTDTEDWAIDTEEAVAAEVGAALRISQGLAASRLRYARAMRERLPKVAAVFQAGDIDFRMFQTIVYRTDLITDRDVLAAVDAELAVKVARWPSMTRARLAGQIDKIVAKADADAVRRHTKNQTDREIWIGENEGGMSEIHGSLFTPDATALDKRLTALAATVCEHDPRSREQRRADALGALAAGADRLGCRCGRTDCAAGTRPPATPVVIHVIAEQASIDGRGTTPASQVGAEGLITADLVAELAASAKLVPLIHPGDAAPEPGYAPSKALADFVRCRDLTCRWPGCDQPAVHCDLDHTIPYADGGPTHAANLKCYCRTHHLIKTFWGWQDKQLPDGTLILTSPAGHTYVTTPASALLFPSLCRATGAIPSPEADPPPGYCPERTAMMPRRRRTRTQDRAHRIATERRHNHHARTVARTAPQAECPSYTGPAPPHTDDDPPPF
- a CDS encoding SRPBCC family protein, whose translation is MKIANEFTVSAPIERAWDVLCDLEQVIPLMPGAQLIGHEGDDYLGKVKVKVGPVTSEFSGKVRFVEQDRDQHRAVIDGKGKEARGTGNAAATVTAQLHEAGEHTHVTVDTDLRIVGKLAQFGSGMLQQVSEKLLGQFVDSLEAELAARSSGSTESAPAAPEAAPIDLLELAGGGQLRKYGSAVLAVLAVLLLLGWVLHRRR
- a CDS encoding VTT domain-containing protein; the encoded protein is MNADVMALPDILDPMYWLGANGVFGSAVLPGILIIVYIETGLLFPLLPGESLLFTGGLLAASADPPVTIGVLAPCVALVAVLGDQTSYFIGRRIGPALFKKEDSRFFKKHYVTESHAFFEKYGPWTIILARFVPIARTFVPPIAGVSYMRYPVFLGFDIVGGVAWGAGVTLAGYFLGSVPFVHKNFQLIIMGILFVSLLPALISAARVYRARRSAPKGDPDPVVLPE
- a CDS encoding vWA domain-containing protein → MATPALLRGVDLAAFAAALVARLRGAGIGVSASGQASLVRALQQLAPQTPAALYWAARLTLVNRLEELAAFDAVFAALFGTLGRAGPDGASRPPLPSPGSRTPAAGVVHRADGRSSGSQAQALPWATRPPATTADDQDGPTVALPDVLPSRIAARADESFDRFDPDDLRLLGTWLEATVARWPRRRSLRFESSPHGKRIDLRATMNASRSTGWESVLLARTRPRRRPRRVVLVCDVSRSMQPYAAIYLHLMRAAVLRRAGVHPEVFAFSTSLTRLTSVLSHRSAEVALERANARVTDRYGGTFIGRSIAALLAPPHGNALRGAVVIIASDGWDSDPPDVLVHALARVRRRAELLVWLNPRAAHPEFAPRAGSMAAALPYCDLFLPAHSLTGLHQLLLALADARAGLPGQNGGGSSSVWGGAGPV
- a CDS encoding nucleotidyltransferase family protein, which encodes MTPRWVAGVVLAAGGSSRLGEPKQLLPYRGTTLLGATLAVARGAGFDQLIVTLGGAAQTVRDAVGLGGADVVVVEDFGTGCSASLRVALERVHPRAAGIVLMLGDQPGVDPATLRRMVAGAPAEGVMVCRYADGIGHPFWFSGDVFGDLSRLHGDKGVWKLVAAGRHPVRELAVDAPVPLDVDTWDDYQRLLESVPS